From Streptomyces zhihengii, the proteins below share one genomic window:
- a CDS encoding flavin-containing monooxygenase gives MAGEKGRTKGIDRTDDRPVYIVGGGPGGLAVAAVLRRHGVRAVVLEKSGAVGDVWRGHYDRLHLHTTRKLSALPGLAMPRSFGRWPARDDVVRYLEKYAEYHELEIVTGVEVSRVERAADGRDWLLRASGGRELTGRAVVVATGYNHTPRIPAWPGLDTYEGTLLHARDYRNPEPWAGKDVLVVGAGNTGAEIAVDLVEGGAARVRLAIRTVPHIVRRSTAGWPAQRTGILVRRLPVRLVDRAGALLSKVAVPDLAEHGLPRPDTGLYSRVAEGAIPVQDVGLIDAVRRGRVEIVAAVTSLDGGKVALGDGSLIAPEAVIAATGYRRGLEELVGHLGVLDADGSPRVRGARCAPGAPGLWFTGYTNPISGMLRELSLDAGRIARAVARTCR, from the coding sequence ATGGCCGGAGAAAAGGGCAGGACCAAGGGCATCGACCGCACGGACGACCGGCCCGTCTACATCGTCGGCGGCGGACCGGGCGGGCTCGCCGTGGCCGCCGTGCTGCGCAGGCACGGCGTACGGGCCGTGGTGCTGGAGAAGTCGGGCGCGGTGGGGGACGTGTGGCGGGGCCACTACGACCGGCTGCACCTGCACACCACCCGCAAGCTGTCGGCGCTCCCCGGCCTCGCGATGCCGCGGTCGTTCGGGCGCTGGCCGGCCCGTGACGACGTCGTCCGCTACCTGGAGAAGTACGCCGAGTACCACGAACTGGAGATCGTCACCGGGGTGGAGGTCTCCCGCGTCGAGCGGGCGGCGGACGGGCGGGACTGGCTGCTGCGCGCCAGCGGCGGACGCGAACTGACCGGACGCGCGGTCGTGGTGGCCACCGGGTACAACCACACCCCGCGGATCCCCGCGTGGCCCGGCCTGGACACCTACGAGGGCACCCTGCTGCACGCCCGGGACTACCGGAACCCCGAGCCCTGGGCGGGCAAGGACGTCCTCGTCGTCGGGGCGGGCAACACCGGGGCGGAGATCGCCGTCGACCTCGTCGAGGGCGGCGCCGCGCGGGTCCGCCTCGCCATCAGGACCGTCCCGCACATCGTGCGCCGCTCGACCGCGGGCTGGCCCGCCCAGCGGACCGGCATCCTGGTGCGCCGTCTGCCGGTGCGCCTGGTGGACCGGGCCGGGGCGCTGCTCTCCAAGGTCGCCGTCCCGGACCTGGCCGAACACGGCCTGCCCCGTCCGGACACCGGCCTCTACTCGCGGGTCGCCGAGGGCGCCATCCCCGTCCAGGACGTGGGTCTGATCGACGCGGTCCGCCGCGGCCGGGTCGAGATCGTCGCCGCCGTCACCTCCCTCGACGGCGGCAAGGTGGCGCTCGGCGACGGTTCGCTGATCGCCCCGGAGGCGGTGATCGCCGCCACCGGCTACCGCCGCGGGCTGGAGGAACTGGTGGGCCACCTCGGCGTGCTCGACGCCGACGGCAGCCCCCGGGTGCGCGGCGCCCGCTGCGCGCCGGGCGCGCCCGGGCTCTGGTTCACCGGCTACACCAACCCGATCAGCGGGATGCTGCGGGAGCTCTCCCTCGACGCGGGCCGCATCGCCCGCGCCGTCGCCCGCACCTGCCGGTAG
- a CDS encoding pyridoxine/pyridoxamine 5'-phosphate oxidase produces the protein MSDHDSARQREFDALLRTQRVWDLPGLPGFDPEAAPGDPLALFHRWFADAVAAGQPEPHTATLATVDEEGRPDARTLMLHGADDRGWHFASHATSAKGRQLAARPHAALHFYWPALARQIRLRGTVTAGSSAEGQADLHARSTGALAAALTGRQSEVLGSGGELARASRAAWDRAAAEPDAPVPGWTLYVLRPEEAEFFQGDERRRHVRLRYRRDGGGWLRELLWP, from the coding sequence ATGAGCGACCACGACAGCGCACGGCAGCGGGAGTTCGACGCGCTGCTGCGCACCCAGCGGGTGTGGGACCTGCCCGGACTGCCGGGCTTCGACCCGGAGGCGGCGCCCGGCGACCCCCTCGCCCTCTTCCACCGCTGGTTCGCCGACGCGGTGGCGGCGGGCCAGCCCGAGCCGCACACCGCGACCCTCGCCACCGTGGACGAGGAGGGCCGCCCCGACGCGCGCACCCTGATGCTGCACGGCGCGGACGACCGGGGCTGGCACTTCGCCTCCCACGCCACCAGCGCCAAGGGCCGGCAGCTCGCCGCCCGTCCGCACGCCGCCCTGCACTTCTACTGGCCGGCCCTCGCCCGCCAGATCCGGCTGCGGGGCACCGTCACGGCCGGCTCCTCCGCCGAGGGGCAGGCGGACCTCCACGCCCGCTCCACCGGAGCGCTCGCCGCCGCGCTGACCGGCCGGCAGAGCGAGGTGCTCGGATCGGGCGGCGAACTGGCCCGCGCCTCGCGGGCGGCCTGGGACCGGGCCGCGGCCGAGCCCGACGCCCCCGTGCCCGGCTGGACGCTCTACGTACTGCGGCCCGAGGAGGCCGAGTTCTTCCAGGGGGACGAGCGCCGCAGGCATGTGCGGCTGCGGTACCGGCGGGACGGCGGGGGCTGGCTGCGGGAGCTGCTGTGGCCCTGA
- a CDS encoding TetR family transcriptional regulator — protein sequence MTGQVRTVDGRVAGRRGQATRQKLLDCLSEMLSSSPYRDVKVIDVARKAGTSPATFYQYFPDVEGAVLEIAEEMAKDGASLTNLVSGRSWVGKAGWQSSEELVDGFLDFWRRNDAILRVVDLGAAEGDKRFNKIRMKILNSVTHSLTEAVQELQAKGRVDKDVNPAAMAGSLVVMLAGVASHQKGFTTWGVKQAELKPNLALLVHLGITGKKPVK from the coding sequence ATGACAGGACAAGTGCGCACCGTTGACGGCCGCGTGGCCGGTCGACGCGGTCAGGCGACGCGGCAGAAACTGCTCGACTGCCTCAGTGAAATGCTCAGCTCGTCGCCTTACCGGGACGTCAAGGTCATCGACGTCGCCCGGAAGGCGGGCACTTCGCCCGCGACGTTCTATCAGTACTTCCCCGACGTCGAAGGGGCCGTCCTCGAGATCGCCGAGGAAATGGCCAAGGACGGCGCCTCGTTGACGAATCTGGTCTCCGGACGCTCCTGGGTGGGCAAGGCCGGATGGCAGAGCTCCGAGGAACTCGTGGACGGATTCCTCGACTTCTGGCGGCGCAACGACGCGATCCTGCGGGTCGTCGACCTCGGCGCCGCGGAGGGCGACAAGCGGTTCAACAAGATCCGCATGAAGATCCTCAACTCGGTCACCCACTCCCTCACCGAGGCCGTGCAGGAACTCCAGGCCAAGGGACGGGTCGACAAGGACGTGAACCCGGCCGCGATGGCCGGCTCCCTGGTGGTCATGCTGGCCGGGGTCGCCTCGCACCAGAAGGGCTTCACCACCTGGGGCGTGAAGCAGGCCGAACTCAAGCCCAATCTGGCCCTGTTGGTCCACCTCGGCATCACCGGCAAGAAGCCGGTGAAGTAG